A region of the Lycium barbarum isolate Lr01 chromosome 1, ASM1917538v2, whole genome shotgun sequence genome:
ATATGAATCTTAGGCTATGCACAACTATAACTAGGTAAGTGATTATCTTATAAAGGAATACAAAATATACTACAGTATCAATGGAATATTACAGTACTATGATTTGCTCACATAGTAACAGATGGTAAGGTTGCTAATTTTTCTATAGCTTGAGCCCAAGATCATTGCCAGAGATGGGGCCTTTTAAATAGAGGTAAGGAGATATTTGGATCAGGACAAAAGGTAATAATGTAAATGAGGACCTCGGATTGGTGCAGGGAGAAGTACTTTTTTGAAGACATCCTTATGTGTAAAGGGACTGTAAAACTAGCCATTGTTTGACCTGGTTTCCTTTGCTGTTTGTATTTCTTGCACAATTTTTTTTGATTTGGAGTTTTGTCGGAGATGACTTTCTCTATTTGCTGTATGTGGTGCACCTAATGTTATTTGTTAGCTTTTGATTTTTGCCTCTCTTTTTCCCCTTGTGTTTTATGTTTGGTTATCTGTCTGCCTGTTAGTTTACATTAGTTACTGCAAAATGTTGAAGTTACCCTATGTGCTTTTCATTAGGTGGCAGACAATGCTACCCTGTATGGTGTATGTTTACATGTACCAGAAATTGTTCAGAGACCACCTGCTATCTATGTTTCTTCATCACCCCTTTCGCAATCATCAATCGGTCGCAGTCGGTTTTTGGTTTCTGCACCTCGCTGTTATTGTCTTTTAACGAGAGTTCCTTTATTTGAATTGCACTACGAGATGTTGAACAGGTTAGCCCTAAATTTCTTTTCATCAGCTGGTATGGATAAATCTGTACATTGAATATTCTATGCCATTTACTATATTATATTCATTTGAATGCAGTGTAATTGCACAAGAGCGCCTGAATAGGATAACACATTTTGTTAGTGAAATAAATCTCACTGATTTTATCCCCGCTGCATCGAAAATGAACGATGCATCAAATGCAAGCGTCGATTCCTCTTACAGGGATGATGAAGCAGATTGGACAGCTTCTGCAATACCAGTTGACAGTGCAATTGCTCTTACTGCTGCTGCAGCTGGGATAATTGATGACGATGAGGTTCCCTCATCATCATCAAAGTGGGAAGTTTCTTCGCCTGTAAGTCTCACTGCCAGTGAGGCATCAGATCATAGTCAAACAAGAGGATTTGGTAAGGATGGGGGAAGGAACATCCATTATGTTGATGATTGTGTATCTGAAGCCTCAGAAGTTCGATCTGATAGTACTGAAAGGGTTTATGGAATTCAAGACAATTACCGAACCCCTGAGAGTGGGCCTTCTGTCTTCTCAAAAGTCCGTTCATTGGAGCGTCTTGGAAGCTTTGAATCCTTATTTAGGTGGTTTTTAATTTCGTATTCTTTCTTCTATTACAAGGATAGTAGAGTTCATTAAATTTCTGGTGCGAGGGGTATATTCCGTAGGAAGGAGAGTGTTTTCCATGGAAAATGCTTTTAAGAAAAATGTTTTCGAGGACAATAACTGGATTCCTTATATATTTTCTTCTGTTCAGTACTTAAGCAAAAAATATTACCCTAAAAGCATTTGTGACTACTATGGGAGGTGGGGGTGAGTCCTGGAGGGAGGGTGTGGGGTGATGGGGATGGGGGCTACGGGGTAGGGGTGAAGATGTGGTGTGTTAGAGGGTGGGGAGGACACAATCAATGAAGAATGCCACTTGTGGACTTGTTTTTCCTATTTCCACTAGGGAAGTCATTGTCCTCAGTTTTAAGgtacttgttttcctagagaaatgttttccaaaaattttgaccaaccgaacatgagaaaattggaaaaccaTACCAAACACTCCTTAGGTGTCACTTATTTCTTGCCTGAATCGAGTCAGATCTTTTATTCGGTTTCCTTTCTTGTTGAATGGACCATTATTGTATTCTTCTTGTTTCATCTTTGTTCGTTATCCAGCATATGTGAACCATAAACATTTCTCCTCATATTTTACCACTCAATCTAAATTAGTCAATAAGTTGTTTTCTTTTGGCAGTTCAGCAAGAAGTATGGCATCTGAGGAAGAGGATGATGACTTATTTTTCAGCAATGAAAAGGATGCCGGGTGTGAGATGATAATGGAGTGGGCTAGAGTCTGTATTCTTCTTCTCCACACAGAGAAATTCATGTTAGTGTTTGACTCACCTATGAGTTCCCACCTCGTCTAATTGCTTTATTGGTCTCTTGTGTAGGAGAATAAGAATGATTTGCTGCAAATAGTTTGTAGTTATCATTCCTTGCCCCTTCCACCACGAGGAAGTAAGATCATTTTTCAGCCACTCGAACATCTGCAGGCTATTGAATACGAGAGAATTTCAGTTTCTGAACTCGGAATTAGTGAGAAACATATGGGTACAAGAATGAATGATCCAGATGATGCTGCAAAGGTTAGGTCATTTCTAATTCATTTTTTTGGAATTGTAATTCTTTTCTTGCTAAATGTGATCGAAGTTAATATTTTCTTAGGTAAATTTCCATTTAGCCGCTGCTGAGGAAGCTGTTGGACTATCTATATGGACAACTGCAACAATATGTCGTTCACTTTCAATTGAGACCGTAAGATTTTCCTGGCTCAATAGTTCTTAAATGTAAGATTTGTGTATTATGCTCTGTCCACATGGCTCCCTATCTTTAATGTATGCAAAAGCATACACAAGCACGTTTCCTGTTTCTTACGGGAAAAATCACAAACAGAAAAAGAGAATGGCATTTGTCTCTTTTAACATCTCCATCTTTTTAAATAAGTTCTGTGTTATATAGATAGTTGGGCTAATGAGATGGAGGAATGTGGTTGAGCCATTTTGATGCTTTCTACATGTTTTTTGATGCCATCTTGGTGTAATATCAATAAAAAACTTTATATTCTGGTCACATTTAATCTTCAAATGACATTCATTATTCAGTTTGACAAGTAATTCTTCTTTCAGGTATTGGCCTTAATCACTGGTGTGCTTCTCGAAAAACAAGTGGTTATTATGTGCCCCAATTTGGTAATTTGTGTTTTATCTTGCAATCCATATGCTTTTGGTATTTCTTGTGTTTCCTGAACATTGCAAAATCTATGATACCTCAGAGCCttattcattttcttaatttGCAACAAGTACAGGGTGTTCTATCTGCTGTGGTGCTGTCTCTGATTCCCATTATTCGTCCATTTCAATGGCAGAGTTTATTCTTACCTGTACGTTCTGTAACATAACTATTACTTCTCAGCCTCGTAATTTAATGTCTATAATCTTTGTTGATATTTACTTTGCTGTTAAATCATTAATGATCACGGAAGGAAAGAGTTGTCTACCACTGTCATAAAGTTGATTATTTTCACAtgcttttttttcctttcaaggATGACGCCTTTTGTGTATGTTTTTCCCATCTCTATGCTTTCACACAAAGATTTTACTATCTTAAATCTgaagaaaaaaatatcaaatccAAAATCCTCTTGTATGAAACAAGGGACAAGTTTCCAAATACTATTATGATACTATGATAGTTAGATTCAGCCTTCCAGATGTTTGATTGCACAGTGTAAATTTACTAATATTTTATtcaaatatcaatattcaaaagaaagtctCTTAAAATTTGTTATTATCAGGTATGATAATTACTAATATTGGAATTGTAAAGACTTTACTGCTATTATTGTTCGTGAGTGAAAAATTATATATACATgtttctgtgtgtgtgtgtgtgtgtgtgtctttaCAAATCTGTACTGAGATTCGTACATgctatttttcttcttctcctcaaGTGACAATCATCAATTGATTTTGTTCTTTAATTTCAGATTTTGCCTGGGAAGATGCTTGATTTCCTTGATGCTCCCGTACCTTTCAttgtgagttttttttttgtcctcATCCTTTTACTTCGTGAAGTTCTGCTACAGTATCATTGCAATCTTTAGATTGTCTAACTATAACTTATGCTATATATTTGGTTGGTGAATTGTACCTTCTATCGCACTAGACGAGTCAATTAAGTGCCTGAAGCAGTCAAATGAATATGTGTTCTCTTTTCTCTTCTGATTTTAGTATCTGTTTGACATCCGCATCAATGTTCAATCATACATACGTGTTCACAGAGCACTGGATGCTAATTGACAGTTCCAGTGGGCCCGCGTAAAGTGAGAAGTCTGAGAATAGTTCTGTGGCGTGCCTACTGTCCATGTAAGATAATGTGAGATCCTTTAATTTTTAGGTGGACTAGCTGATATCTCCTTCCAAATAATGTGGTTTAGAAAAGGGAAAAGTTGGTTAGGCATCCCTCTATTATTTTTCAGTGGGATTAGGAACTATTATTTCTTAGAGTTGCCCAAGAGGGGCTGAGGAAAGAACTGAAGGGCTAGAAGATGGGAAATGGTAATTTAGTTTCGAGACCTACAAATACTTGCATGCAACTTACATGCATGAGTTTGATAATGGAAGATGAAGTCAACCTTATTTGATGCATGGAACGTGTCAAGCCAGTCAAGACTAGTGAAACCGCTGCACCGTGGAAGAATTATAGCTTTCACATTGTTAAGAAAGCAGACCTTGAGCATAACTCAAGCCTAATACAACTCACCCTCAACCATTATGGGACACTTTAACACGCATAACTGCACGAACTCATAGTATTCTCCTAGCAGTAGCTAGTTTGATATGTTTTGCCTTGGCTTCTTCAAAACTGAGCTATTCAGCAAGTTAAATAGCCTTGAAGCGGCAGCTAGTCCAGGACACCAACAAGGTTGAAAGCTAACCGTTGAGTTTTGTGGTATCTGAGAGTGCCATCTTTTAGTCGTCTTCTTTGTGTTTCCGTTATCTATTTTTGTAAGTAATATATTGGTGTCAATAAATTCGGCCTACCTTAGGATTTCTGTTTTTTACTCGGAGGAAAAACTGCAAATCATATTCTCAATTTCACTGTCTCCTTTGTGACCAATGATTGGCAGGTTGGCCTGCAGCACAAACCAACTGATTTGAAGATGAAAAGCGCTAATCTTGTCCGCGTTAATGTAACCAAAGATCAGGTTAGTTGATTGTAGTTATATTTCATGATGGTATTCAGTTTATCTGGTAAGTGGTGGTCCCCGTAGAACTATCTCACCGAATGCTGCATGTTTTTTCTCTAGAACTCTGTCCCCCACGAAATAttttcttctttctcctttttataaGTCTAGACCCGTGCTACTATTTTTCGCCTTTAATAATAATTTCTAAATAATTATATTGACAGAAGTTCATCGGTTGATAAAATCCATAGTATTGGCGTCGGATATGAAGATGCTTTGAATTTTTCTTAGCTTGTGCTTTCCTAGAGCATATATCTTCTTCTCAATATTTCTGGATGCTGTTTAACGTATTGATACTAATATCATGGGATTTATGCTAGGAGATGGGTCTGTGTATTGCTGAAACTTGGTTGTCTTAGCTTTCAAAAATTTCATCTTGTTATTGTTATGTTGGAGCTGCAGATAAAATCTTGTTACTTGCCTCTACTTCCTCGACGTAAGGAGCTTCTATCAGAACTACGGCCAATCCATGCCAGATTGTCACGTGAAGACTCTGTTGCTCAACGACGCCCTATATACAGATGCAGTGAAGTGCAGGTATCTATCATTATTTAACTTCTTTTAATTTAGTGCTTAGCCTGAGATTTGAATGCCCTGGAAAATTATCCTGTAATGTCACTGTCGAGtcattaacttttttttttttttttttttaaaaagtgttcCAAATTTGAGTATACTTTATAGCACATCACTTTTTGCTGTAATTTGAAGTAGACTGTTTTCACTTCCTGGATGATCATTTTAGAAAGCGGTTTGACCTGATTACTcctttttttattaataaaaagaaGCACAAAGTTAGTACTGGAATTTTCTGTACAGTGAGCAAAAACGCCCAAAATATGGCCCTCTTCTAATCATAGAGAGCCTCATTTACATGATCGTTATTACAACAAAAGCAAAATAACATAATACACTCTAACATGCTTGTTAGAATCTCTGTGAATATTCTAGAATATATGTAAATAATCTAAGGCTCTAGCCAAACGACTGATTTACAGAAGGCTAAAGGGCAACCAGGGACAACAAGAACATTATTCCAGAGTTAAGGAAGGTGAAGTATTGGCTTGATCGACTCATTGTGGTAGGAAGCGCCTGATTCCATGACCCAGGGTCCAAGTGTGGTGGAATGAATTATTCAAAGTTTTAGTCTATGAAACACGGGCTCTTAGACCAGTAATAGATATTTACTTACGGTTCCTCGTATTTCTTCAAGTTCAAAATATTTTGCAGAAAGGCCAATGACCTTTTGAAAGCTGATGCAGTTGCAAAGAAATGTTACTCCAAAATTATTAGAATTCTTATTTTTGAATAAATGGATCTTAACCAGCCAGCCACACATTTAGCTTTATCTTCCATCTTCACTTGCACCTTtacaagcaacaacaacaacaacaacatacccagtgtaatcccacaagtgcagtctggggagggtaagatgtacgcagaccttacctgaACCTCtatggggtagagaggctgtttctgataGATCCTGCACCTTTACAAGCCTAAGTATGAATTAAGATGTTGTATAGCATGATGATAGCAAGCCTTTCACTATGTACAGCCCACGTTTTTTACCTTTTTCTTTGGTAACGTAAACTAAAAAGTTCTTTATACAGCCTCAAAAAATGTTTTAAGATGAGgtaaaaatttaattaaaaaaggtTTTATGTAAGTTTACATACTGTACAAATGGTGCTTGTGGCATAGCTGCCCTTTCTAAATTGTTTTAATTCTTCCCCTATGACAGGCTTTTCTCCTTTTATGTTTTTTGCTGTTAAATTATGACTAATCCGCAGACTGAAGCTGCAGCACAATTCTTGACTGTTATGCGGCGCTATTTGGAGTCGCTTTGTTCGGATTTGAGGTCTCATACAATAACTAGTGTGCAATCAAACAGTGACCGGGTATGACGGGTTTCCAATTGACCCCACATATCTTTTGGTAGGTTGATCTGGAAACGAGCAGTCTGAGTCCATTAAGCTTCTCCTATTATTTTTCAGGTTTCAATACTGCTAAAGGATAGCTTTATTGATTCTTTTCCTGGTAGGGATCAACCTTTTGTGAAGGTAAATCAATTTCTTTGTTATCTGTAAGTGGTAGTTATTTAATTGGCTTTTCATTTACACTTCGCCTGCTCAACCTTTTCTCGTATGTAGTGAAGTGGACTTGGCTAGGCTTAACTTTTTTCAAGAATGACCAACGTCACTTCCGTTGGGTGTATATTCTAAGTTAGTTCTATTCTGTAATTGAACTGAGTTCAGAGAGATAAAAAAATTATTGTTCGAGAGAAAAACAACTTGGATAAGATGCCAGCAATCTTGGTGTAAGAACAAGAACTTTTTTTTCCATGCCATGCATATTACATTCCATACACAAGGAGGAGTGACCTAAGCTAATTTCAATTTGGTCCTTATGTATTATGCTTTTTGATCGTAACTCGTAAGGCCATTGTTGGGTTAGTGTTCAATAACCCTCTTCTTCCCTAGCAAGTGTTCCTTGAGTCAGATTATTAGTCCATCAATGCAATGTCGCTGATgggcaggggcggagctaggtgGGGGTGTGGGGATTACCCCTTCGgcagaaaattacactgtatatgtAAGGTCAAATTTGGGTTTCGGGAATATATGCTCGGTAATGAACTTCCTTGACACTGTTGAGAAACTTGGCTCGGTGGTTAAGGGGGTTCAAGATTGCCCCAACATTGCAGGGTTAAATCTCACCCGCTGCACTTGCTGCATGTTTTCCCCTATTTTTAGGTTTGTACACTTTCAGCCTTTCAGGTATACTGTTATCTAGGAAAGACCCAAAATAGTCCTTTATATTTGGACTCTCACTCCAAATGGTCCCTATTATTTGAGGTGGAGTACTAATAATCCTTCATCTTTCAAATAATGGAGCAAATTTAGTCCTAACTAACTGATTATATCTATATATTCTCTGGAACAATAAACTAATTGCTACCACACACCATGGGGACACTTGGGATATTTTGAAGGGGTGAGTGCAAAAAGCCTCTAGTATTTTATGCCTTACTATGATCAGAAATGGTTTTGGCATTGtaatttatttatgtttttgTTAAATCTGATTAGCATTGCATCTCGCCATTATTCAGTCGTCTCAATTCTTTTATCATGCCAATATGCCCCAAAACCAAATGATCAATAAAAAACGGAGTTCTCCCCGAGTACAGACTTTGGGGTTGTAGGAGACCTAAGTTAGAGAATTAAGTAATTCGTATAAGTATTCAGATGTATTACTTCCCCTTTTGAATTTACTTGAGTCGAGGGTTTATCGGAAACCTCTCCACTGAGTATGTATTATAATATTAGTAATTCAATGCTTACACCGTTTTTAAGAACCTTGACTATTTTCAAAGTAATATATGATTGAAGGGGGGACACTTATTCATAAGGGAAAAAAAACCTTTAAAATAAAGTAAAACACTACAAAATGAAAGGGAAGAAAACGCAAAATTTTTTAAGAAGCGGTCGATGAGCAGGGCATAAGTACGAAGAAATGTTAAACAGAGCATGAGAAGGCGGGTTAAAATTTAGTGGGTTAAAGTTAGTTTTGTCTTCGCCGCTCCGCTTCATTTTTCCATCCTGTAATTTTCGTGTGTTTACTTTATCACATTTTGAACCTCTTGATAAAAATCCGGTTATAATGATTTTGTGACTTTTTTGGATTCTTTCTCTCGTCTTACTACTGTTTATCAACAAATATCGTTGGATGAGGTTCGTTTTATCCTTCCTTTGCCGTGTGTTAAGAAGGCAGAGACCGCCCCAGGCTGCCAGGGAAGCACTCTTCTTGTCGTTTCAACCTTTTCTCATATCTAATTTGGGGAGAGTCCGGGGCCGGTTGGTTGGCACTGGCTTCAGAATTAGGAGGGGAACTGCTTCCAAATAAATCAGTCCACCTGAAGCCCCTTCCTCCAGCGCCCTCAGGCGAGAGCGGGCGCTAGCTTCCTAAACAGGATTTTCTATGAGGTAGAGGCTGGATCAATAAAAGAAAGATAAGGCTAATTCAACTATTTCATTGATCCAAGGATGAATTTCCCTTAGCCCTTAGGCTTCAAGCTAGAAAGCCGAAAGCCTTTTAGTCAACAAGTACGGATTTTTAGACTGGCATGCCTCCGACACTGCTGATGggtctgtgttttttttttttttttttggggggggggggggtttagggGGGTTGGGTGTAGCACTAGTTACATTAACAGATCTATCACTCGGGGCACAAAACCAGACTTCAATATGTAGAATAATTTCTAATCATCATCTGTTTCACAATCTTGTGATAATCTCTAACCTTTTCCGTGATACGTAGTTCATCTTTTTTCGCCTAGGCTGATGTATGATCTCATTGATATATTCTCTTCTTTGTTATGCAGCTTTTTGTGGATACACAACTTTTTACCGTTTTGTCAGATGCTCGTCTTTCAAGCTATGAGAACGAGTAGCATATTAGCAAAAAAGACGTTCTTGAGGACATGGGCACATTACTGAACTAACTTTTTGCCGTTGTATGTTATGGTATACCAATGCTGTAGCATATGAAGGCGCTCTGCACGGGCTGAAAGGAGCAACTTTATTCAGGCATGACAATGATAACATTGACAGTTCTTTCCTCCAAATTTTGAATGTACCAATAGATACTATCATAGGAAAAGAACCTGTGATCTGAATAGATCAATGAAAGTGAATTTTTTAATGGCATGATCGGAAAAGTTTGAAAAATAGCCTAGAAGAAGATCATCCCCACCTTTTTTGTGGGATTGATAGTATTAAGGCTGGTAACTTAAAATGACTTGAAAATATGTAATTGTAATTAGTTATCATGATTTAGCAAGAGCTGCTACTTTATACAGAGTTCCTATGTTATATTCTTGAACTTGTTCATGTCGACATTTTGGTCCTCTTAACTTCGATTTCCTTCTAGCAAATACTAGCATAGCTCGGAGCAAACGACCTGAAGGCTATAAAAGGACTACACAGTACACTCATGATAGTATAAATAACTTTTTACATTATTTCAATTTACCAATTAtaacatattattattattattattattctattTTCTAGGTTAGTATTATGCTTGCTATGAATTGTTTTCTATTATTGTAGGTCAACTTACCTATtggtataaaataataatttACCAATAACTGATAGTCCAAAAGGGTTGTAAACTTAAATTCAAAAGGAAATTAAAcaggcaattcgcagaattgcccttcttttggggtggtctttaaattttgctcctcatatttgcggtctttaaattttgccctttatatttgtggtctttaagttttgcccttagcttggatacaTGAGGTTCTGGatttgaacccccgctcaggcataaaataaaaaaataatttcgaaaggcagggct
Encoded here:
- the LOC132607676 gene encoding uncharacterized protein LOC132607676, whose product is MKEGNGQEELPSSPYRVLQQISEEAVRVAGEALQNVYSSSSSKFASSGVVGHRRSRSEIVTSSVHRSGSNFNKWKSQMQRALKNWGSTSQEDSSFLSFNPEVLANQKRQWYQLHSKTSDYKKYKEPDALFEHFVIVGLHPDANLEDVEDAFARRKKWEVQLETSDMVDFRMLSNCGPSVPSLEPQVLFKYPPGKKLAMRLKDLAAFCFPGGVKAHVMERTPSFSELNELVYGQEHLGRDDSSFIFSLKVADNATLYGVCLHVPEIVQRPPAIYVSSSPLSQSSIGRSRFLVSAPRCYCLLTRVPLFELHYEMLNSVIAQERLNRITHFVSEINLTDFIPAASKMNDASNASVDSSYRDDEADWTASAIPVDSAIALTAAAAGIIDDDEVPSSSSKWEVSSPVSLTASEASDHSQTRGFGKDGGRNIHYVDDCVSEASEVRSDSTERVYGIQDNYRTPESGPSVFSKVRSLERLGSFESLFSSARSMASEEEDDDLFFSNEKDAGCEMIMEWARENKNDLLQIVCSYHSLPLPPRGSKIIFQPLEHLQAIEYERISVSELGISEKHMGTRMNDPDDAAKVNFHLAAAEEAVGLSIWTTATICRSLSIETVLALITGVLLEKQVVIMCPNLGVLSAVVLSLIPIIRPFQWQSLFLPILPGKMLDFLDAPVPFIVGLQHKPTDLKMKSANLVRVNVTKDQIKSCYLPLLPRRKELLSELRPIHARLSREDSVAQRRPIYRCSEVQTEAAAQFLTVMRRYLESLCSDLRSHTITSVQSNSDRVSILLKDSFIDSFPGRDQPFVKLFVDTQLFTVLSDARLSSYENE